Proteins from a single region of Sporosarcina sp. P33:
- a CDS encoding ABC transporter ATP-binding protein, giving the protein MNERKKLLQVKDLQTTFFTDSGEIPAVDHVDFYVREGEVLGIVGESGCGKSVTSLSIMQLVPNPPGKITGGEILFEGQDLLKKSEKEMRKIRGNDVAMIFQEPMTSLNPLFTIGNQMSEAISLHEKKWSKKQIKERAIEMLKLVGLPRSEEIMKEYPHQLSGGMRQRVMIAMALVCDPKVLIADEPTTALDVTIQAQILKLMRELNERMNTAILLITHDLGVVAETCERVVVMYAGQVIEEATTEDIFENPCHPYTRGLIQSVPDMRDKKDRLYSIPGNVPKPGSIEKGCRFAARCESAFSRCWVQTPELYQNADNHQTRCFLYDGQEGVTGTDEQAAAES; this is encoded by the coding sequence ATGAACGAAAGAAAGAAATTACTTCAAGTTAAGGATTTGCAAACGACCTTTTTCACGGATTCAGGGGAAATTCCAGCAGTAGATCACGTGGACTTTTATGTAAGAGAAGGGGAAGTCTTGGGGATTGTAGGGGAATCCGGCTGTGGAAAGAGTGTAACCTCACTGTCTATTATGCAGTTAGTTCCAAATCCTCCCGGCAAAATTACTGGAGGGGAAATCCTCTTTGAAGGCCAGGATCTTCTCAAAAAATCCGAAAAGGAAATGAGGAAAATTCGCGGGAATGATGTAGCGATGATTTTCCAGGAGCCTATGACATCATTGAATCCGCTATTTACAATTGGCAATCAGATGTCGGAAGCGATTTCCCTGCATGAAAAGAAATGGTCGAAAAAGCAAATAAAAGAGCGGGCAATTGAGATGTTGAAATTAGTCGGACTGCCCCGTTCAGAAGAAATTATGAAAGAATATCCGCATCAGCTTTCAGGCGGTATGCGTCAGCGTGTGATGATTGCGATGGCACTGGTTTGTGATCCCAAAGTCCTCATTGCAGATGAACCGACAACAGCATTGGATGTAACGATTCAGGCCCAAATTCTAAAACTGATGCGCGAACTCAATGAACGCATGAATACAGCGATTCTATTAATCACGCATGACTTGGGAGTTGTGGCGGAAACTTGCGAACGTGTCGTAGTAATGTATGCAGGCCAAGTGATAGAGGAAGCGACAACCGAAGACATATTTGAAAATCCGTGTCATCCTTATACGCGGGGGCTAATTCAGTCGGTGCCGGATATGCGGGATAAAAAAGACCGTCTCTATTCTATTCCGGGCAATGTGCCGAAACCGGGCTCCATCGAAAAGGGCTGCAGATTCGCAGCAAGGTGTGAAAGCGCTTTCTCCAGGTGCTGGGTGCAAACTCCGGAACTATATCAAAACGCTGACAATCACCAGACCAGATGCTTTTTATATGACGGGCAAGAAGGGGTGACGGGCACAGATGAACAAGCCGCTGCTGAGAGTTGA
- a CDS encoding sodium-dependent transporter: MERRKEQWSSKLGFIMSSAGAAIGLGAIWKFPYVTGMSGGGAFFLLFVVFTVLIGLPMLISEFIIGRGSGKEAVSAYKKLASSSAWPWIGKLGVAGCFLLLSFYSVVGGWVFVYSGLAVGGKIINEGASYSEQFGSIVGSPVTTLIGLLLFTMINVLVVSSGVQNGIEKANKYMMPLLFIFFIILVVRSLTLTGAMEGVSFFLKPDFSSITRESVLYALGQSFFSLAVGFSCMVTYSSYLKKDVSLTSSATSVVGMNLFVSLLAGLAIFPAVFAFGQEPAAGPELLFMVLPAVFSQLPFGQLFLALFLILFLFATLTSSFSLYEIIVAAMTESGRRSRRSVTWLIGAVVFFAAIPSALSSSALSGIMIFDKSVFDATDYLVSNILLPAGCLLIALFIAHKMDQVLVREQFTLYHTESAGLYPLWHFLMKWIVPLTIIIVFLNTLGIVK; encoded by the coding sequence ATGGAACGTCGTAAAGAACAATGGTCATCAAAACTTGGATTTATTATGTCCTCTGCGGGAGCAGCAATTGGACTTGGAGCAATTTGGAAGTTTCCGTATGTCACGGGAATGAGCGGCGGTGGAGCGTTCTTCCTGCTGTTCGTAGTCTTCACTGTCCTGATCGGCTTGCCGATGCTGATCTCGGAATTCATCATCGGAAGGGGTTCCGGCAAAGAGGCGGTCAGCGCGTATAAGAAGCTGGCCTCGTCAAGCGCCTGGCCATGGATCGGTAAGCTCGGCGTGGCAGGATGTTTTCTCTTATTATCATTCTACAGTGTAGTAGGCGGCTGGGTATTCGTGTACAGCGGTTTGGCTGTAGGCGGCAAAATCATTAATGAAGGAGCCTCTTATTCGGAACAATTCGGTTCGATTGTCGGTTCCCCCGTAACTACTTTGATCGGTTTACTGCTGTTTACGATGATTAATGTGCTGGTCGTATCGTCGGGTGTCCAGAACGGAATCGAGAAGGCAAATAAGTATATGATGCCTTTATTATTCATCTTTTTCATCATTCTCGTTGTACGTTCATTGACATTGACGGGCGCGATGGAGGGGGTTTCATTCTTCTTGAAGCCTGATTTCTCGAGCATCACGAGAGAGTCGGTGCTGTATGCGCTCGGACAGTCGTTCTTCTCGTTAGCGGTCGGATTCTCATGTATGGTGACATACAGTTCATATTTGAAGAAAGATGTCAGTCTGACATCATCAGCAACATCTGTTGTCGGAATGAATTTGTTTGTGTCGCTTTTGGCGGGACTGGCAATTTTTCCTGCAGTCTTCGCTTTCGGTCAGGAACCGGCAGCAGGTCCGGAGCTGTTATTCATGGTCTTGCCGGCAGTATTTTCACAACTTCCGTTCGGACAGCTCTTTTTGGCATTATTCCTCATTTTATTCTTATTCGCAACGCTGACATCTTCGTTCAGTTTGTATGAGATTATTGTGGCGGCAATGACGGAAAGCGGCAGACGGTCTCGGAGATCTGTGACGTGGCTGATTGGGGCAGTGGTTTTCTTTGCGGCGATACCTTCCGCATTATCGTCAAGTGCACTGTCCGGAATAATGATATTTGATAAGAGTGTATTTGATGCAACAGACTATTTGGTGAGTAATATTCTATTGCCGGCGGGCTGTCTGCTGATTGCACTGTTTATCGCCCATAAGATGGACCAGGTGCTTGTCCGAGAACAGTTTACGCTCTATCATACAGAGTCTGCTGGCCTTTATCCGTTATGGCATTTTTTAATGAAGTGGATTGTGCCATTGACGATTATTATTGTGTTTTTAAATACGCTCGGTATTGTGAAGTAA
- a CDS encoding CDP-glycerol glycerophosphotransferase family protein, whose product MRLKKYRAWETGWIYVKILLAYILAKLFYRNDHDTILLIGGNLGEKYEDNAAVFHEYAVNNFSDQMDIYWMYDPRFDYIKKHQIPKAVPLGSFQNYLLFFRASYTVHGHSIIYDLAPYIDKFISLNKKTVMLHISHGIECFKKILIQKEDVPLLERCNYFNCASEYEYSIKRYEWGIPDDKLVVTGMARFDRLLPDHPPTEIKRLLLMFTWREWLFDLTEEEFLRSTYFQSTAKLLKSDRLQRIVQEQELEVRVILHPFMKRYEKHFRKNGMISGKISFFSFDEILIMQELQDADMLITDYSSICWDFIYMNKPIIFYTFDQEEFLANRGSYLNLDTDLFGYKARNQDEALDYLDTLIREKRFENPFFNKATEYIDFFDQRNCERLANALFGENIVWKQMNHQKESEHENHFPLVSAEAVQYNCNKQK is encoded by the coding sequence ATGCGGCTGAAAAAATATCGTGCATGGGAGACGGGATGGATCTATGTAAAAATTTTACTGGCTTATATATTGGCTAAATTGTTCTATCGTAATGACCATGATACCATTCTTCTGATTGGCGGAAATCTCGGAGAAAAATATGAAGATAATGCTGCAGTATTCCATGAGTATGCTGTGAACAACTTCTCTGATCAAATGGATATTTACTGGATGTATGATCCGCGATTTGATTATATAAAAAAACATCAGATTCCGAAAGCTGTCCCTCTTGGAAGCTTCCAAAATTATTTACTGTTTTTCCGAGCCAGTTATACTGTTCATGGGCATTCTATTATTTATGATTTAGCGCCTTATATAGATAAGTTCATTTCATTAAATAAAAAAACGGTAATGTTGCATATCAGTCACGGCATCGAATGCTTTAAGAAAATTTTAATCCAAAAAGAAGATGTACCTCTGCTGGAAAGATGCAATTACTTTAATTGTGCTTCGGAGTATGAATATTCTATTAAGCGTTATGAGTGGGGCATACCTGATGATAAGCTGGTTGTCACAGGCATGGCGCGTTTTGACCGTCTTCTTCCTGATCATCCTCCAACTGAAATTAAGCGCTTGTTACTAATGTTCACATGGCGGGAGTGGCTGTTTGATTTGACGGAGGAAGAATTTCTGAGAAGCACATACTTTCAATCCACTGCAAAACTTTTAAAAAGTGACAGGCTGCAGCGGATTGTACAAGAGCAGGAACTGGAGGTAAGGGTTATTCTGCATCCTTTCATGAAACGATATGAAAAGCACTTCAGAAAGAACGGTATGATAAGCGGCAAGATATCTTTTTTCAGCTTTGATGAAATACTGATTATGCAAGAGCTTCAAGATGCAGATATGCTCATCACAGATTACTCCAGTATTTGCTGGGACTTCATATATATGAATAAACCTATTATCTTCTACACTTTTGACCAGGAAGAGTTTTTAGCTAATCGGGGGTCTTATCTGAATCTGGATACCGATCTGTTTGGTTATAAAGCGCGCAATCAAGATGAGGCTCTTGATTATCTTGATACTCTTATTAGAGAAAAGAGATTTGAAAATCCGTTCTTTAACAAGGCGACCGAGTATATCGATTTTTTCGATCAGCGCAACTGTGAACGTCTGGCCAATGCTCTTTTTGGCGAAAACATTGTATGGAAGCAGATGAATCATCAAAAGGAATCTGAACACGAAAACCATTTTCCCCTTGTTTCTGCTGAAGCAGTACAGTATAACTGTAATAAGCAGAAGTAA
- a CDS encoding alkaline phosphatase family protein has translation MTNRMTVFIIIFITIICTINNPSVRAAESAGTISVVSFDGLGYMDAKRYMDKGIMRNLQKFQQEAAYATDFVTVTPSLTAPSHAAMATGAGPAKTGIVSNQFHSSGEKVKDDQSGFSQTLGVTPIWKEARDQGKVTATVAFPDSNPDNASAATYAVYSGGTLADSELHDLSFSPIEDERAEQLSSGSMDVEEAVISLDIKNSPSLQLYVLRTDEHEPKFYLSMNQKEIGEEISVEDWVAAALDVPSLDSAGFYMKLKKNPDNNEELQLFQGTVMGGLYRGPGKFAEDIDERFGFYPAADELTAFTNGDITREEYEQAGERFTDWVTDVSLYIKEQYRPDLLFYYYPVVDNELHEYLLREPAQPGYVTANILEKEMYVSWAFSQADQAIGRIWNDMNPEDYLFIVSDHGLEPIHTRLSPNKELEKAGLLVKNQSGEIDQTKTKAYAEASGTIAHVYVNLKGREKKGIVEPEEFDQVRKEIVSVFTGRTVFSSLIQNLEETAHPILRWLTGASDIAYSYPGITLLSDRKKVQVSPYEKVWMAGAEDYDKINNDNSGDVFLSAAPGYLMGKDAEIAVEPTQEMGSHGGDPERPRLRPILYAAGPMIKPGEITDRITMTDIAPSVYELLDLRAPDFVDGKAIWQRESIYK, from the coding sequence ATGACCAATCGAATGACTGTCTTCATTATTATTTTTATCACTATAATATGTACTATAAATAATCCATCTGTCCGGGCAGCGGAATCGGCTGGAACAATCAGCGTTGTATCGTTTGACGGATTAGGTTATATGGATGCGAAGCGTTATATGGATAAAGGAATCATGCGCAACTTACAGAAATTCCAGCAAGAGGCAGCCTATGCAACGGATTTTGTTACGGTCACCCCGTCTTTGACCGCGCCGTCACATGCCGCAATGGCAACCGGCGCAGGCCCTGCAAAAACAGGTATTGTCAGTAATCAGTTTCATTCTTCAGGTGAAAAAGTTAAGGATGATCAGAGCGGATTTTCACAAACACTTGGAGTCACGCCTATATGGAAGGAAGCGAGGGATCAAGGCAAAGTGACGGCCACTGTTGCTTTTCCTGACTCGAATCCGGATAACGCTTCTGCTGCGACGTATGCAGTTTATTCAGGCGGCACATTAGCGGACTCGGAGCTTCATGACCTAAGCTTTTCACCCATTGAAGATGAGCGGGCGGAACAATTATCTTCGGGCTCTATGGATGTTGAAGAAGCCGTAATTTCATTGGATATTAAAAATTCTCCGTCACTGCAGCTATATGTGTTAAGAACGGATGAACATGAACCAAAGTTTTATCTGTCCATGAATCAAAAGGAAATTGGAGAAGAAATTTCTGTGGAAGACTGGGTTGCGGCGGCATTGGACGTGCCATCATTGGACAGTGCCGGTTTTTATATGAAACTTAAGAAGAACCCTGATAATAACGAAGAGTTACAGCTGTTTCAGGGAACTGTAATGGGCGGCCTTTATAGGGGGCCGGGTAAGTTCGCCGAAGATATTGACGAGCGATTTGGGTTTTACCCTGCTGCTGACGAGCTGACCGCATTTACGAATGGAGACATTACAAGGGAAGAATATGAACAGGCAGGAGAACGGTTTACTGACTGGGTTACGGATGTCAGTTTGTATATTAAAGAACAGTACCGTCCTGACTTGCTGTTTTATTATTACCCTGTAGTAGACAATGAATTGCATGAATACCTGCTAAGAGAGCCAGCCCAGCCTGGGTATGTGACAGCAAATATACTGGAGAAAGAGATGTATGTCAGCTGGGCGTTCAGTCAAGCAGACCAGGCGATCGGGAGAATCTGGAACGACATGAATCCAGAAGATTATTTATTCATCGTATCAGATCACGGACTCGAACCGATTCATACCAGACTGTCACCGAATAAAGAGCTCGAAAAGGCCGGCTTACTTGTAAAGAATCAGAGTGGAGAAATAGATCAAACGAAAACGAAAGCTTATGCCGAAGCAAGCGGAACGATAGCACATGTATATGTGAACTTGAAAGGCCGAGAAAAAAAGGGGATTGTCGAACCGGAAGAATTTGATCAAGTGAGGAAGGAGATTGTTTCGGTATTTACTGGAAGAACGGTATTTTCAAGTCTAATACAAAACCTTGAAGAAACAGCCCACCCGATATTGCGCTGGCTTACCGGTGCATCCGATATTGCGTATTCCTATCCGGGCATCACCTTGTTGTCTGACCGCAAAAAAGTGCAAGTTTCTCCATATGAAAAAGTGTGGATGGCAGGAGCAGAGGATTATGACAAAATAAACAATGATAATAGCGGGGATGTGTTTCTGTCGGCAGCCCCGGGCTATTTGATGGGAAAAGACGCGGAAATTGCTGTTGAACCAACGCAGGAAATGGGGAGTCATGGGGGAGATCCAGAACGTCCGCGCCTGCGGCCTATTCTATATGCAGCAGGCCCAATGATAAAACCCGGTGAAATAACTGATCGCATTACTATGACGGATATAGCGCCAAGTGTATATGAGTTATTAGATTTACGAGCGCCGGATTTTGTAGACGGAAAGGCAATCTGGCAACGTGAATCAATATACAAGTAA
- a CDS encoding glycosyltransferase: MMRKILFISDHGDPLAPLGSQQAGGQNNYVRQLALALEQEGYAVDVVTHWNSMDTPQIEYFGSACRVIRFAAGKHKFIPKNEMYRLIPEFFDEMSNTIHFTGYDVVHTHYWLSGLIGSLIKRKTGLPWVHTNHSLGIAKKKATGSSEALRLLTEKMILTSADLIVVTSQSEKLLIKEFIENPAPIKIIPIGVDKAFQATQPKFTVSPYFAFAGRLQTTKGIYTLLEAFELFMKGRPSTDCTKLIIAGGSESCISPKSHLPNSRKLREAIDGFEHRVRFLGPQNQKQLARLFTNSIATVVPSYYESFGMVAAEAQACGSPVIASKVGGLKDVVKHRVTGLHVEPRNPVQLSHAMSALLNNNHLTNRLKQRAIAYAQQEFDWSVLAIKMSKAYKGVTNDTKIILAGN, encoded by the coding sequence ATGATGAGAAAGATACTTTTCATTTCCGATCATGGTGATCCATTGGCACCGCTAGGCAGCCAACAGGCTGGCGGCCAAAACAACTATGTCAGACAGCTGGCTTTAGCTTTAGAGCAAGAAGGATATGCAGTAGATGTTGTGACGCATTGGAATAGCATGGACACTCCCCAAATTGAATATTTCGGTTCCGCCTGCCGAGTCATACGATTTGCTGCAGGAAAACATAAATTTATACCGAAAAACGAAATGTATCGTCTGATTCCTGAGTTTTTTGACGAAATGTCGAATACGATACATTTTACTGGTTATGATGTTGTGCACACTCATTACTGGTTATCGGGGCTTATCGGTTCGCTTATTAAGCGAAAGACGGGCCTTCCCTGGGTTCACACGAATCACTCGCTGGGCATCGCAAAAAAGAAAGCAACAGGCAGCTCGGAAGCACTCCGCCTTCTCACGGAAAAAATGATTCTGACTTCAGCAGATCTGATCGTAGTAACTTCTCAATCTGAAAAGCTGCTGATTAAGGAATTCATTGAGAATCCCGCTCCTATAAAAATTATCCCTATAGGGGTCGATAAGGCGTTTCAAGCGACCCAGCCAAAATTTACAGTTTCACCTTACTTTGCATTCGCAGGCAGACTGCAAACGACAAAAGGTATTTATACTCTTCTGGAGGCATTTGAACTGTTTATGAAAGGTCGACCTTCCACAGACTGTACTAAGCTGATTATTGCGGGCGGAAGCGAATCATGCATCTCCCCTAAGAGCCACTTACCTAACAGCCGTAAGCTTCGTGAGGCAATTGACGGTTTCGAACACAGAGTAAGATTTCTGGGCCCACAAAATCAAAAACAACTTGCCCGATTATTTACTAACTCCATCGCAACTGTTGTTCCATCCTATTATGAATCATTTGGTATGGTTGCCGCGGAAGCTCAAGCATGCGGAAGCCCTGTTATCGCTTCAAAAGTGGGCGGACTGAAAGACGTCGTGAAACACCGTGTAACTGGATTGCATGTGGAACCCCGTAATCCAGTCCAGCTGTCACATGCCATGTCTGCTTTACTGAATAATAATCATCTTACGAACAGACTCAAACAGAGAGCCATCGCTTATGCACAGCAGGAATTTGACTGGAGTGTACTGGCTATTAAAATGAGTAAGGCTTATAAAGGAGTTACCAATGATACGAAAATCATACTTGCTGGCAACTGA
- a CDS encoding superoxide dismutase produces the protein MKPFVLPELPYAVDGLEPYIDARTLEIHHGKHHQTYVNNLNAALENHEELQSQSLESLLTDLSQVPEEIRTAVQNNGGGHYCHSLFWESMTVKGKGEPSADIKREIDKYFTTFDNFQDVLSKAAISRFGSGYGWLVLNNGELEVMSTPNQDTPLKDGKTPLLVIDVWEHAYYLAYQNRRPDFVKNWWHTVDWDVVNERFLKAGKQAAK, from the coding sequence TTGAAGCCATTTGTTCTACCTGAACTGCCTTACGCAGTAGACGGACTTGAACCGTATATCGATGCACGGACATTGGAGATCCATCACGGAAAACACCACCAGACGTATGTCAATAACTTAAATGCTGCTCTGGAAAATCACGAAGAGCTGCAGTCTCAATCCCTTGAGTCTTTATTGACAGATCTCAGTCAGGTTCCTGAGGAGATTCGCACCGCTGTTCAAAATAACGGCGGCGGACATTACTGTCACAGCTTGTTCTGGGAATCCATGACAGTGAAAGGTAAAGGTGAACCGTCAGCAGACATTAAACGGGAAATCGATAAGTATTTTACTACATTCGATAATTTTCAAGATGTCCTGTCAAAAGCGGCGATCAGCCGGTTCGGCAGCGGATATGGCTGGCTCGTATTGAATAATGGCGAGCTGGAAGTCATGAGCACGCCAAATCAGGATACGCCGTTGAAAGACGGAAAGACTCCATTGCTCGTAATCGATGTATGGGAACACGCTTATTACTTGGCATATCAGAACCGCCGCCCCGATTTTGTGAAAAATTGGTGGCATACAGTGGACTGGGATGTTGTCAATGAGCGCTTCCTGAAAGCCGGCAAACAAGCGGCAAAGTAG
- a CDS encoding alpha/beta hydrolase produces MITIRSGENNLSGALHLPEYRKENIPLLLFVHGFVGSKVGEHRLFVKAARYFTERGYGVFRFDFSGCGESDGDYSDVTLSNQLKEVRDVVDYLSVIRGIDKHRITLVGHSLGGAVASLTAAADHRIKKLILWSPVGAPYEDITGILGPKAVREIAATGSHDHHGFMISQTFLKDLKKHHPIEAVRSFTGHAHIIHAKADEQIPKEHALRYANSFNKRKTAAPVHEQYIDQADHTFSSCTFEEKLFESSAKWLEGGLVSQFALQL; encoded by the coding sequence ATGATCACGATTCGTTCCGGGGAAAACAATTTATCAGGTGCTTTGCATCTTCCTGAATATAGAAAAGAAAACATACCGCTTCTGCTATTTGTGCATGGTTTCGTTGGCAGTAAAGTAGGAGAGCATCGTTTGTTTGTGAAGGCGGCACGCTATTTTACGGAGCGGGGCTACGGGGTGTTCCGCTTTGATTTCAGCGGCTGCGGGGAAAGTGATGGGGATTACTCGGATGTTACGCTTAGTAATCAGCTGAAGGAAGTACGGGATGTGGTGGATTATCTGAGTGTGATCAGAGGTATCGACAAACATCGCATTACACTGGTCGGTCATAGTCTTGGAGGTGCTGTAGCTTCATTGACAGCTGCAGCTGACCATCGTATTAAAAAGCTAATCCTCTGGTCACCGGTGGGGGCGCCATATGAAGATATCACTGGGATTCTTGGACCAAAAGCGGTTCGTGAAATTGCAGCGACAGGAAGTCATGATCATCATGGTTTCATGATCAGTCAAACGTTCCTGAAAGATTTGAAAAAACATCATCCGATCGAAGCAGTTCGTTCATTTACCGGACATGCACATATCATTCATGCAAAAGCGGATGAGCAGATACCAAAAGAGCATGCGTTACGGTATGCTAATTCGTTCAATAAACGCAAAACAGCCGCTCCAGTTCATGAACAGTATATTGATCAGGCTGATCACACTTTCTCCAGCTGTACATTTGAAGAAAAATTATTCGAAAGTAGTGCCAAATGGCTGGAAGGCGGCTTGGTCAGCCAATTTGCTCTTCAACTATAA